A portion of the Gossypium arboreum isolate Shixiya-1 chromosome 8, ASM2569848v2, whole genome shotgun sequence genome contains these proteins:
- the LOC108469563 gene encoding protein REDUCED CHLOROPLAST COVERAGE 1-like isoform X1 produces MAPRNSRGKAKGEKKKKEEKVLPVVMDITVHLPDETHVILKGISTDRILDVRRLLSVNTEACNITNFSLSHEVRGLRLKDTVDVSALRPCVLTLTEDDYDEESAVAHVRRVLDIVACTASFGSSVTAKDQLKPDASKNAAVAQDKGCAAAKKSVSGANKESASKSSTKDVPVDAEGEMSHSCPSLGTFYDFFSLSHLAPPLQFIRRANKRQVEEISADDHLFSLDIKLCNGKLVHVESCRKGFYSVEKQRILCHNLVDLLRQLSKAFDKAYNDLMKAFTERNKFGSLPYGFRANTWLVPPIVAQSPSNFPPLPMEDETWGGNGGGLGRDGKNDSIPWAYEFSVLASMPSKTAEERQIRDRKAFLLHSLFVDTAIFRAIRTVKHVMGKMNPTCSIKNCETLYSERVGGLNIMVMKDAPNASCKVDTKIDGIQATGVDQTNLRERNLLKGITADENTVAHDTSTLGVLNVRYCGYIAFVKVEGRENEKSSPPYQSIELEQPEGGANALNINSLRLLLHKTIPSELNKVASPSQVLEHEELSSSQVLIERLLEESLTKLEEEELERKPFVRWELGACWIQHLQDQNSTQKDKKPSREKSKNEMKLGGLGTPLRSLKNKKKSDGNMGSGSSNSHPDAVENVTAASIESQLETSSKDDELVLKRKLSEEAFARLEESKTGLHHKTLQELVELSQKYYTEVALPKLVADFGSLELSPVDGRTLTDFMHTRGLQMRSLGHVVKLSEKLSHVQSLCIHEMIVRAFKHILQVVIATVVKIDKLAVSIASALNLMFGVPKNGELHKSCKIHSVVWKWLQVFLMKRYEWDISNLDFKDIRKFAILRGLCQKVGIELVPRDFDMDSASPFQPSDIVSLVPVHKQAACSSADGRQLLESSKTALDKGKLEDAVIYGTKALSKLVAVCGPYHRMTAGAYSLLAVVLYHTGDFNQATIYQQKALDINERELGLDHPDTMKSYGDLAVFYYRLQHTELALKYVKRALYLLHLTCGPSHPNTAATYINVAMMEEGLGNVHVALRYLHKALKCNQRLLGPDHIQTAASYHAIAIALSLMEAYPLSVQHEQTTLHILRAKLGPDDLRTQDAAAWLEYFESKAFEQQEAARNGTKKPDASIASKGHLSVSDLLDYINPNHDAKGKDAAAGRKRSCIMKVKGKLYPSCEESSKESVNKASDEETHVPEPEDKPDANQEMSSLPAHSQAPVTEETTEARPDLDNCILSETQAEGDDGWQPVQRVRASVSLGRRLKQRRASIGKVFSYQKKNVDPDMEFPLVKASHQNNRYYRLKKRTISHGGHVDQHTINPSLDSRFGRRIIKTVTYRVKSTSSSTKRTTEISRNGGEVFRPGDSASAFAPNDHYPKNSTVSLGKSPSYKEVALAPPGSISKLHFRPETSCPDNPDFNIEKHREEMNETKDDTDQLTTGMENIFEKKSENTILDSTESLKEEISEEEIGVDEKKEETRPTAVIEDNSCLMVSERLEGQELEAGGNEVHEIVQDGIFVNGVPDSIDSPKTEICEKDLSTRVSIDSPKKELCEKDLSRSFELHSNSNSTLQGVEELKGKPLVLNSGNGQGLANKKLSASAAPFNPSTSISRAAPLPMNISLPPSPRPVPAIAPWAVNMPLHSAPSTILPNPICSSPHHPYPSPPPTPNMMQSLPFMYPTYAQSQPVPTMTFPVTSTPFHPSQFSWQCNVNPNMPEFIPGTVWPGHPMEFSVPSPTIEPIADQILEPEVQGDANPSSAPMPPLDIDSVGEAKKEANLSAPLAINSVKEEARVGLENIQENGCLNENMIENSENGLSQHSNLNKNTEGDAERKSDGEKTFSILIRGRRNRKQTLRMPISLLSRPYGSQSFKVIYNRVIRESECPKSTGFC; encoded by the exons ATGGCTCCAAGGAACAGCCGAGGAAAGGCCAAaggagagaagaagaagaaggaagagAAGG TTCTGCCGGTGGTGATGGACATCACCGTACACCTCCCCGATGAAACTCATGTTATTCTCAAG GGGATATCGACAGACAGGATACTAGATGTACGTCGTCTTTTATCGGTGAATACGGAGGCCTGCAACATCACAAACTTTTCCTTATCCCATGAG GTAAGAGGGTTGCGGTTAAAAGACACCGTGGACGTTTCGGCGCTCAGACCGTGCGTATTAACCTTAACGGAAG ATGATTATGATGAAGAGAGCGCAGTGGCGCACGTTAGACGGGTACTGGATATTGTGGCTTGCACAGCGAGCTTCGGCTCATCTGTCACCGCCAAAGATCAGCTGAAGCCGGACGCCAGTAAGAATGCGGCGGTTGCGCAGGATAAAGGCTGTGCAGCAGCTAAGAAATCCGTCTCCGGTGCGAACAAGGAATCGGCTTCGAAATCTTCTACGAAGGACGTGCCGGTAGATGCAGAAGGAGAGATGAGCCATTCTTGCCCTAGCCTCGGCACTTTCTACGATTTCTTTTCCCTCTCTCATCTCGCTCCTCCTCTTCAAT TTATAAGGAGGGCAAACAAGCGGCAAGTTGAGGAGATCTCAGCCGATGATCATCTCTTCTCCCTTGAC ATTAAGCTTTGCAATGGAAAGCTGGTTCACGTGGAATCATGCCGGAAAGGTTTTTATAGCGTTGAGAAGCAGCGGATTCTCTGTCACAATCTTGTTGATTTGTTACGCCAACTTAGTAAAGCTTTTGATAAG GCCTACAACGATCTCATGAAAGCGTTTACGGAACGTAATAAG TTTGGGAGTCTTCCTTATGGCTTCAGAGCGAATACCTGGCTTGTACCTCCAATTGTAGCGCAATCACCATCAAATTTCCCACCTCTTCCCATGGAGGATGAAACGTGGGGGGGTAATGGAGGTGGCTTAGGAAGAGATGGAAAAAACGATTCGATACCTTGGGCCTATGAGTTTTCAGTTCTTGCATCTATGCCCAGCAAGACAGCAGAGGAGCGACAAATACGGGACAGGAAAGCATTTCTTCTTCACAGCCTATTTGTCGACACGGCAATTTTCAGAGCCATTAGGACTGTGAAGCATGTAATGGGAAAGATGAATCCGACCTGTTCAATAAAGAATTGTGAAACTCTGTATTCTGAGAGAGTAGGGGGCCTGAATATTATGGTAATGAAAGATGCCCCCAATGCAAGCTGTAAGGTGGACACCAAGATTGATGGAATTCAAGCAACTGGAGTAGATCAAACAAATTTGCGTGAAAGAAACTTATTGAAAGGGATCACAGCTGATGAAAATACGGTTGCGCAT GATACTTCCACTCTTGGTGTATTAAATGTGAGATACTGTGGCTATATTGCCTTTGTGAAGGTTGAGGGGAGAGAGAATGAGAAAAGCAGTCCACCATATCAAAGCATTGAACTTGAGCAGCCTGAAGGCGGGGCCAATGCCCTCAATATTAACAG TTTGAGATTACTTCTTCATAAAACGATACCTTCAGAACTTAATAAGGTAGCTTCTCCTTCACAAGTTTTGGAACATGAAGAACTTAGTTCGTCCCAAGTTTTGATAGAGAGATTGCTGGAAGAAAGTCTTACTAAGCTTGAGGAGGAGGAACTCGAACGGAAACCTTTTGTGAGATGGGAACTAGGAGCCTGCTGGATACAACACTTGCAGGACCAAAATAGCACACAAAAAGATAAAAAACCATCTAGGGAGAAGTCTAAGAATGAGATGAAACTTGGAGGACTTGGGACACCTCTTAGGTCCCTCAAGAACAAGAAAAAATCAGATGGGAATATGGGATCAGGAAGCTCAAACTCTCATCCGGATGCTGTTGAAAATGTTACAGCAGCTTCTATAGAATCTCAGCTTGAAACCAGTTCAAAAGATGATGAACTTGTGCTGAAGAGGAAGTTATCCGAAGAGGCCTTTGCTCGACTAGAAGAGTCGAAGACTGGACTTCATCACAAG ACTTTACAGGAATTAGTTGAATTGTCGCAGAAATATTACACTGAAGTTGCTCTTCCAAAATTG GTTGCAGATTTTGGTTCCTTGGAACTCTCACCGGTTGATGGACGAACTCTGACTGATTTTATGCATACTAGAGGTCTTCAGATGCGTTCCCTTGGACATGTT GTCAAGCTTTCAGAAAAGCTATCACATGTGCAGTCACTTTGTATTCATGAAATGATTGTTCGGGCATTCAAGCATATTCTGCAGGTCGTGATTGCCACTGTTGTTAAAATTGATAAACTGGCTGTGTCAATAGCTTCTGCACTGAACCTGATGTTTGGAGTTCCTAAGAATGGAGAACTACACAAGTCTTGCAAAATCCATTCAGTGGTGTGGAAGTGGTTGCAGGTCTTCTTGATGAAGCGATATGAATGGGATATTAGCAACTTAGACTTCAAGGACATTAGGAAATTTGCAATTCTACGTGGATTATGCCAGAAG GTAGGAATTGAGTTGGTTCCAAGGGATTTTGACATGGATTCTGCTAGCCCATTCCAACCATCAGATATCGTCAGTCTGGTTCCTGTACATAAG CAAGCAGCATGCTCATCTGCTGATGGAAGACAACTTTTAGAATCATCTAAAACAGCCTTAGATAAGGGAAAACTCGAAGATGCCGTAATTTATGGAACCAAG GCTCTTTCTAAGCTAGTAGCAGTTTGTGGTCCATATCATCGAATGACAGCTGGAGCTTACAGCCTTCTTGCTGTGGTTTTATATCACACTGGAGATTTCAATCAG GCCACAATATACCAGCAAAAAGCCTTGGATATCAATGAGAGAGAACTGGGATTAGATCATCCTGACACAATGAAGAGTTATGGAGATCTTGCTGTCTTCTATTACAGGCTTCAGCATACAGAACTTGCTCTTAA ATATGTAAAGCGTGCTCTGTATCTTTTACATCTTACTTGTGGGCCATCTCATCCAAATACCGCTGCAACATACATAAACGTAGCCATGATGGAAGAAGGACTGGGCAATGTACATGTTGCCCTTAGATATCTTCACAAAGCTTTGAAGTGTAACCAAAGGTTACTTGGTCCTGACCATATTCAG ACAGCAGCAAGTTATCATGCTATAGCAATTGCACTCTCATTGATGGAAGCATACCCTTTGAGCGTCCAACATGAACAAACAACCTTGCACATTCTCCGAGCAAAGCTGGGCCCAGATGATTTACGTACCCAG GATGCTGCTGCATGGCTCGAGTATTTTGAGTCCAAGGCATTTGAACAGCAAGAAGCTGCACGAAATGGTACTAAAAAGCCAGATGCATCCATAGCTAGCAAGGGCCATTTAAG TGTTTCTGATTTGCTTGACTATATTAATCCAAATCATGATGCCAAAGGGAAAGATGCTGCAGCAGGAAGGAAAAGAAGCTGTATTATGAAG GTGAAGGGAAAACTTTATCCAAGTTGTGAGGAATCCTCTAAAGAGAGTGTGAACAAAGCTTCAGATGAGGAGACACATGTACCTGAACCGGAAGATAAACCGGATGCTAACCAGGAGATGAGCTCTTTGCCAGCACATTCTCAGGCTCCTGTTACGGAAGAGACAACAGAGGCAAGACCAGACCTTGATAATTGCATCCTATCTGAAACACAAGCTGAAGGGGATGATGGGTGGCAACCCGTTCAAAGGGTAAGAGCATCTGTCTCACTTGGGCGAAGACTAAAGCAGAGACGAGCAAGTATAGGCAAGGTTTTCAGTTATCAGAAAAAGAATGTTGATCCTGATATGGAATTCCCTCTAGTCAAGGCCAGTCATCAAAATAATAGGTATTACCGTTTGAAGAAACGAACAATATCTCATGGAGGTCATGTGGATCAGCACACTATTAATCCCTCCCTAGATTCAAGATTTGGAAGGAGAATAATTAAAACCGTTACATACAGGGTTAAGTCCACTTCTTCATCTACTAAAAGGACAACTGAGATCTCTAGAAATGGAGGCGAGGTGTTTAGACCTGGGGACTCTGCCTCTGCCTTTGCACCTAATGATCACTATCCAAAAAATTCTACAGTCAGTCTTGGGAAATCTCCTTCGTACAAGGAAGTAGCATTGGCCCCTCCGGGTAGTATCTCCAAACTACATTTCAGGCCTGAAACTAGTTGTCCTGATAACCCAGACTTCAACATTGAAAAACATCGAGAGGAAATGAATGAAACAAAAGACGATACTGATCAGTTGACTACGGGGATGGAGAACATATTTGAAAAGAAGAGTGAGAACACTATACTGGATTCAACAGAGAGCTTGAAAGAGGAAATCTCGGAAGAGGAAATTGGTGTGGATGAAAAAAAGGAAGAAACTAGGCCAACTGCTGTGATCGAAGATAACTCTTGTTTGATGGTGTCCGAGAGACTGGAGGGACAAGAACTTGAGGCTGGAGGTAATGAGGTTCATGAAATTGTACAGGATGGCATATTCGTAAATGGTGTACCCGATTCAATTGATTCTCCTAAAACGGAAATCTGTGAGAAGGATTTATCTACACGTGTTTCAATTGATTCTCCTAAAAAAGAACTTTGTGAGAAGGATCTATCTAGAAGTTTTGAACTGCACAGTAATTCAAACTCCACATTACAAGGGGTAGAAGAATTGAAAGGCAAGCCCTTGGTCCTAAACTCTGGTAACGGTCAGGGGCTTGCCAATAAGAAGCTGTCTGCATCTGCCGCTCCTTTCAACCCATCAACATCCATTTCACGTGCTGCTCCACTCCCCATGAACATCTCCCTTCCTCCTTCTCCTAGACCTGTTCCAGCCATTGCACCTTGGGCAGTTAACATGCCTCTTCACTCTGCACCATCTACCATCTTACCAAATCCAATATGCTCCTCTCCTCATCATCCATATCCCTCACCTCCTCCAACTCCAAACATGATGCAGTCTCTACCCTTTATGTATCCAACCTATGCTCAATCCCAACCGGTACCAACAATGACCTTTCCTGTAACTAGCACTCCTTTTCATCCCAGTCAATTCTCATGGCAGTGCAATGTGAACCCCAATATGCCAGAGTTTATTCCTGGGACAGTTTGGCCTGGTCATCCGATGGAATTCTCTGTACCATCACCGACTATTGAGCCAATTGCTGATCAGATACTGGAGCCTGAAGTGCAAGGTGATGCAAATCCAAGTTCAGCTCCTATGCCGCCACTGGATATTGACAGTGTTGGAGAAGCTAAGAAAGAAGCCAACCTTTCAGCACCTCTGGCAATAAATAGTGTTAAGGAAGAAGCTAGAGTTGGTTTGGAAAATATACAGGAAAATGGTTGCTTGAATGAAAATATGATTGAAAATTCTGAGAACGGACTGAGCCAACACAGCAACCTGAACAAAAATACTGAAGGCGATGCTGAAAGGAAGAGTGATGGTGAGAAAACCTTCAGCATTCTAATAAGGGGTAGAAGAAACCGAAAACAGACGTTGAGAATGCCAATCAGTTTGCTAAGTCGACCATATGGCTCACAGTCTTTTAAAGTTATATACAACAGAGTCATCAGGGAGAGTGAATGTCCAAAATCTACAGGCTTTTGTTAG
- the LOC108469563 gene encoding protein REDUCED CHLOROPLAST COVERAGE 1-like isoform X2 — protein MSHSCPSLGTFYDFFSLSHLAPPLQFIRRANKRQVEEISADDHLFSLDIKLCNGKLVHVESCRKGFYSVEKQRILCHNLVDLLRQLSKAFDKAYNDLMKAFTERNKFGSLPYGFRANTWLVPPIVAQSPSNFPPLPMEDETWGGNGGGLGRDGKNDSIPWAYEFSVLASMPSKTAEERQIRDRKAFLLHSLFVDTAIFRAIRTVKHVMGKMNPTCSIKNCETLYSERVGGLNIMVMKDAPNASCKVDTKIDGIQATGVDQTNLRERNLLKGITADENTVAHDTSTLGVLNVRYCGYIAFVKVEGRENEKSSPPYQSIELEQPEGGANALNINSLRLLLHKTIPSELNKVASPSQVLEHEELSSSQVLIERLLEESLTKLEEEELERKPFVRWELGACWIQHLQDQNSTQKDKKPSREKSKNEMKLGGLGTPLRSLKNKKKSDGNMGSGSSNSHPDAVENVTAASIESQLETSSKDDELVLKRKLSEEAFARLEESKTGLHHKTLQELVELSQKYYTEVALPKLVADFGSLELSPVDGRTLTDFMHTRGLQMRSLGHVVKLSEKLSHVQSLCIHEMIVRAFKHILQVVIATVVKIDKLAVSIASALNLMFGVPKNGELHKSCKIHSVVWKWLQVFLMKRYEWDISNLDFKDIRKFAILRGLCQKVGIELVPRDFDMDSASPFQPSDIVSLVPVHKQAACSSADGRQLLESSKTALDKGKLEDAVIYGTKALSKLVAVCGPYHRMTAGAYSLLAVVLYHTGDFNQATIYQQKALDINERELGLDHPDTMKSYGDLAVFYYRLQHTELALKYVKRALYLLHLTCGPSHPNTAATYINVAMMEEGLGNVHVALRYLHKALKCNQRLLGPDHIQTAASYHAIAIALSLMEAYPLSVQHEQTTLHILRAKLGPDDLRTQDAAAWLEYFESKAFEQQEAARNGTKKPDASIASKGHLSVSDLLDYINPNHDAKGKDAAAGRKRSCIMKVKGKLYPSCEESSKESVNKASDEETHVPEPEDKPDANQEMSSLPAHSQAPVTEETTEARPDLDNCILSETQAEGDDGWQPVQRVRASVSLGRRLKQRRASIGKVFSYQKKNVDPDMEFPLVKASHQNNRYYRLKKRTISHGGHVDQHTINPSLDSRFGRRIIKTVTYRVKSTSSSTKRTTEISRNGGEVFRPGDSASAFAPNDHYPKNSTVSLGKSPSYKEVALAPPGSISKLHFRPETSCPDNPDFNIEKHREEMNETKDDTDQLTTGMENIFEKKSENTILDSTESLKEEISEEEIGVDEKKEETRPTAVIEDNSCLMVSERLEGQELEAGGNEVHEIVQDGIFVNGVPDSIDSPKTEICEKDLSTRVSIDSPKKELCEKDLSRSFELHSNSNSTLQGVEELKGKPLVLNSGNGQGLANKKLSASAAPFNPSTSISRAAPLPMNISLPPSPRPVPAIAPWAVNMPLHSAPSTILPNPICSSPHHPYPSPPPTPNMMQSLPFMYPTYAQSQPVPTMTFPVTSTPFHPSQFSWQCNVNPNMPEFIPGTVWPGHPMEFSVPSPTIEPIADQILEPEVQGDANPSSAPMPPLDIDSVGEAKKEANLSAPLAINSVKEEARVGLENIQENGCLNENMIENSENGLSQHSNLNKNTEGDAERKSDGEKTFSILIRGRRNRKQTLRMPISLLSRPYGSQSFKVIYNRVIRESECPKSTGFC, from the exons ATGAGCCATTCTTGCCCTAGCCTCGGCACTTTCTACGATTTCTTTTCCCTCTCTCATCTCGCTCCTCCTCTTCAAT TTATAAGGAGGGCAAACAAGCGGCAAGTTGAGGAGATCTCAGCCGATGATCATCTCTTCTCCCTTGAC ATTAAGCTTTGCAATGGAAAGCTGGTTCACGTGGAATCATGCCGGAAAGGTTTTTATAGCGTTGAGAAGCAGCGGATTCTCTGTCACAATCTTGTTGATTTGTTACGCCAACTTAGTAAAGCTTTTGATAAG GCCTACAACGATCTCATGAAAGCGTTTACGGAACGTAATAAG TTTGGGAGTCTTCCTTATGGCTTCAGAGCGAATACCTGGCTTGTACCTCCAATTGTAGCGCAATCACCATCAAATTTCCCACCTCTTCCCATGGAGGATGAAACGTGGGGGGGTAATGGAGGTGGCTTAGGAAGAGATGGAAAAAACGATTCGATACCTTGGGCCTATGAGTTTTCAGTTCTTGCATCTATGCCCAGCAAGACAGCAGAGGAGCGACAAATACGGGACAGGAAAGCATTTCTTCTTCACAGCCTATTTGTCGACACGGCAATTTTCAGAGCCATTAGGACTGTGAAGCATGTAATGGGAAAGATGAATCCGACCTGTTCAATAAAGAATTGTGAAACTCTGTATTCTGAGAGAGTAGGGGGCCTGAATATTATGGTAATGAAAGATGCCCCCAATGCAAGCTGTAAGGTGGACACCAAGATTGATGGAATTCAAGCAACTGGAGTAGATCAAACAAATTTGCGTGAAAGAAACTTATTGAAAGGGATCACAGCTGATGAAAATACGGTTGCGCAT GATACTTCCACTCTTGGTGTATTAAATGTGAGATACTGTGGCTATATTGCCTTTGTGAAGGTTGAGGGGAGAGAGAATGAGAAAAGCAGTCCACCATATCAAAGCATTGAACTTGAGCAGCCTGAAGGCGGGGCCAATGCCCTCAATATTAACAG TTTGAGATTACTTCTTCATAAAACGATACCTTCAGAACTTAATAAGGTAGCTTCTCCTTCACAAGTTTTGGAACATGAAGAACTTAGTTCGTCCCAAGTTTTGATAGAGAGATTGCTGGAAGAAAGTCTTACTAAGCTTGAGGAGGAGGAACTCGAACGGAAACCTTTTGTGAGATGGGAACTAGGAGCCTGCTGGATACAACACTTGCAGGACCAAAATAGCACACAAAAAGATAAAAAACCATCTAGGGAGAAGTCTAAGAATGAGATGAAACTTGGAGGACTTGGGACACCTCTTAGGTCCCTCAAGAACAAGAAAAAATCAGATGGGAATATGGGATCAGGAAGCTCAAACTCTCATCCGGATGCTGTTGAAAATGTTACAGCAGCTTCTATAGAATCTCAGCTTGAAACCAGTTCAAAAGATGATGAACTTGTGCTGAAGAGGAAGTTATCCGAAGAGGCCTTTGCTCGACTAGAAGAGTCGAAGACTGGACTTCATCACAAG ACTTTACAGGAATTAGTTGAATTGTCGCAGAAATATTACACTGAAGTTGCTCTTCCAAAATTG GTTGCAGATTTTGGTTCCTTGGAACTCTCACCGGTTGATGGACGAACTCTGACTGATTTTATGCATACTAGAGGTCTTCAGATGCGTTCCCTTGGACATGTT GTCAAGCTTTCAGAAAAGCTATCACATGTGCAGTCACTTTGTATTCATGAAATGATTGTTCGGGCATTCAAGCATATTCTGCAGGTCGTGATTGCCACTGTTGTTAAAATTGATAAACTGGCTGTGTCAATAGCTTCTGCACTGAACCTGATGTTTGGAGTTCCTAAGAATGGAGAACTACACAAGTCTTGCAAAATCCATTCAGTGGTGTGGAAGTGGTTGCAGGTCTTCTTGATGAAGCGATATGAATGGGATATTAGCAACTTAGACTTCAAGGACATTAGGAAATTTGCAATTCTACGTGGATTATGCCAGAAG GTAGGAATTGAGTTGGTTCCAAGGGATTTTGACATGGATTCTGCTAGCCCATTCCAACCATCAGATATCGTCAGTCTGGTTCCTGTACATAAG CAAGCAGCATGCTCATCTGCTGATGGAAGACAACTTTTAGAATCATCTAAAACAGCCTTAGATAAGGGAAAACTCGAAGATGCCGTAATTTATGGAACCAAG GCTCTTTCTAAGCTAGTAGCAGTTTGTGGTCCATATCATCGAATGACAGCTGGAGCTTACAGCCTTCTTGCTGTGGTTTTATATCACACTGGAGATTTCAATCAG GCCACAATATACCAGCAAAAAGCCTTGGATATCAATGAGAGAGAACTGGGATTAGATCATCCTGACACAATGAAGAGTTATGGAGATCTTGCTGTCTTCTATTACAGGCTTCAGCATACAGAACTTGCTCTTAA ATATGTAAAGCGTGCTCTGTATCTTTTACATCTTACTTGTGGGCCATCTCATCCAAATACCGCTGCAACATACATAAACGTAGCCATGATGGAAGAAGGACTGGGCAATGTACATGTTGCCCTTAGATATCTTCACAAAGCTTTGAAGTGTAACCAAAGGTTACTTGGTCCTGACCATATTCAG ACAGCAGCAAGTTATCATGCTATAGCAATTGCACTCTCATTGATGGAAGCATACCCTTTGAGCGTCCAACATGAACAAACAACCTTGCACATTCTCCGAGCAAAGCTGGGCCCAGATGATTTACGTACCCAG GATGCTGCTGCATGGCTCGAGTATTTTGAGTCCAAGGCATTTGAACAGCAAGAAGCTGCACGAAATGGTACTAAAAAGCCAGATGCATCCATAGCTAGCAAGGGCCATTTAAG TGTTTCTGATTTGCTTGACTATATTAATCCAAATCATGATGCCAAAGGGAAAGATGCTGCAGCAGGAAGGAAAAGAAGCTGTATTATGAAG GTGAAGGGAAAACTTTATCCAAGTTGTGAGGAATCCTCTAAAGAGAGTGTGAACAAAGCTTCAGATGAGGAGACACATGTACCTGAACCGGAAGATAAACCGGATGCTAACCAGGAGATGAGCTCTTTGCCAGCACATTCTCAGGCTCCTGTTACGGAAGAGACAACAGAGGCAAGACCAGACCTTGATAATTGCATCCTATCTGAAACACAAGCTGAAGGGGATGATGGGTGGCAACCCGTTCAAAGGGTAAGAGCATCTGTCTCACTTGGGCGAAGACTAAAGCAGAGACGAGCAAGTATAGGCAAGGTTTTCAGTTATCAGAAAAAGAATGTTGATCCTGATATGGAATTCCCTCTAGTCAAGGCCAGTCATCAAAATAATAGGTATTACCGTTTGAAGAAACGAACAATATCTCATGGAGGTCATGTGGATCAGCACACTATTAATCCCTCCCTAGATTCAAGATTTGGAAGGAGAATAATTAAAACCGTTACATACAGGGTTAAGTCCACTTCTTCATCTACTAAAAGGACAACTGAGATCTCTAGAAATGGAGGCGAGGTGTTTAGACCTGGGGACTCTGCCTCTGCCTTTGCACCTAATGATCACTATCCAAAAAATTCTACAGTCAGTCTTGGGAAATCTCCTTCGTACAAGGAAGTAGCATTGGCCCCTCCGGGTAGTATCTCCAAACTACATTTCAGGCCTGAAACTAGTTGTCCTGATAACCCAGACTTCAACATTGAAAAACATCGAGAGGAAATGAATGAAACAAAAGACGATACTGATCAGTTGACTACGGGGATGGAGAACATATTTGAAAAGAAGAGTGAGAACACTATACTGGATTCAACAGAGAGCTTGAAAGAGGAAATCTCGGAAGAGGAAATTGGTGTGGATGAAAAAAAGGAAGAAACTAGGCCAACTGCTGTGATCGAAGATAACTCTTGTTTGATGGTGTCCGAGAGACTGGAGGGACAAGAACTTGAGGCTGGAGGTAATGAGGTTCATGAAATTGTACAGGATGGCATATTCGTAAATGGTGTACCCGATTCAATTGATTCTCCTAAAACGGAAATCTGTGAGAAGGATTTATCTACACGTGTTTCAATTGATTCTCCTAAAAAAGAACTTTGTGAGAAGGATCTATCTAGAAGTTTTGAACTGCACAGTAATTCAAACTCCACATTACAAGGGGTAGAAGAATTGAAAGGCAAGCCCTTGGTCCTAAACTCTGGTAACGGTCAGGGGCTTGCCAATAAGAAGCTGTCTGCATCTGCCGCTCCTTTCAACCCATCAACATCCATTTCACGTGCTGCTCCACTCCCCATGAACATCTCCCTTCCTCCTTCTCCTAGACCTGTTCCAGCCATTGCACCTTGGGCAGTTAACATGCCTCTTCACTCTGCACCATCTACCATCTTACCAAATCCAATATGCTCCTCTCCTCATCATCCATATCCCTCACCTCCTCCAACTCCAAACATGATGCAGTCTCTACCCTTTATGTATCCAACCTATGCTCAATCCCAACCGGTACCAACAATGACCTTTCCTGTAACTAGCACTCCTTTTCATCCCAGTCAATTCTCATGGCAGTGCAATGTGAACCCCAATATGCCAGAGTTTATTCCTGGGACAGTTTGGCCTGGTCATCCGATGGAATTCTCTGTACCATCACCGACTATTGAGCCAATTGCTGATCAGATACTGGAGCCTGAAGTGCAAGGTGATGCAAATCCAAGTTCAGCTCCTATGCCGCCACTGGATATTGACAGTGTTGGAGAAGCTAAGAAAGAAGCCAACCTTTCAGCACCTCTGGCAATAAATAGTGTTAAGGAAGAAGCTAGAGTTGGTTTGGAAAATATACAGGAAAATGGTTGCTTGAATGAAAATATGATTGAAAATTCTGAGAACGGACTGAGCCAACACAGCAACCTGAACAAAAATACTGAAGGCGATGCTGAAAGGAAGAGTGATGGTGAGAAAACCTTCAGCATTCTAATAAGGGGTAGAAGAAACCGAAAACAGACGTTGAGAATGCCAATCAGTTTGCTAAGTCGACCATATGGCTCACAGTCTTTTAAAGTTATATACAACAGAGTCATCAGGGAGAGTGAATGTCCAAAATCTACAGGCTTTTGTTAG